In Rana temporaria chromosome 3, aRanTem1.1, whole genome shotgun sequence, a single window of DNA contains:
- the GCC1 gene encoding GRIP and coiled-coil domain-containing protein 1: MEKLGMNFGSGPSKKELQDLVETQRKQLLQYQTRLKDVVRAYKSLLKEKEALEASLQVLSTSQEPRALSLDVEEPNDDQQSIHSEDSVDTAGSFPSARGGETSEDERLECVQPVGGTEEASGSESGVSTASGEGGPSTPADTDRRMVQVKNQLTTLTSALATVTQEKSRMEASYQADKRKAKQEMEETVQRMQEEHDNFWQEIQGLQAQLAETKTRLISQQHDRAQEQADHSVMLKELQRLVQGERDQRHEVELRLEEARQDLAGRSELAVRAEAAEDQGKRLRKEIEDLRKQLQEAKRQKAEPDPAVQELQEEFCAVKKEMEALLQEERQKRLAEEQHNVQRFLQEEERMRSLESQVSELSELLGAAETSKQRDQIAIRKLRDRVIQLETENKTIAMAASLQTPAESLLNKPPIAEDNNDVQEPHGSVLFYQQELQQLREEFERYKARAQGVLRTKGARDGELEAGKQKMAELKEKYVSLRLAAEEAENKHKIEMEAVRKELVLSAQAHRQELEHVRKESRDNMARMEEELRQHRERVLAVLAEKEQELEKLREAKIPNGIPPPSLDPLDNGLELPSSNSSGLLVYVEQLSRKEAEIGILRRKKHELEAEIQSMHERFAEKGEEMQNLREQVQKALRDRSREGANMEYLKNVLLGFLTMSDPYGRQHTLSALLTVLHFSPEERNAAMRAQDSSRWWVGGKR, translated from the exons ATGGAGAAACTAGGTATGAATTTTGGAAGTGGCCCAAGCAAGAAAGAATTGCAAGATTTGGTGGAAACTCAGCGGAAGCAGTTGCTGCAATATCAAACTCGACTAAAGGATGTTGTGCGGGCATACAAGAGTCTCTTGAAGGAGAAGGAAGCTTTGGAAGCCAGTCTTCAGGTTTTGTCTACTTCTCAGGAACCCAGAGCACTGTCGTTAGATGTTGAAGAGCCAAATGATGACCAGCAGTCTATACATAGTGAAGACAGTGTGGATACAGCAGGCAGCTTTCCTAGTGCCAGGGGAGGAGAAACCAGTGAGGATGAAAGACTGGAGTGTGTACAGCCTGTTGGTGGTACAGAAGAGGCAAGTGGTTCAGAGAGCGGGGTCAGCACAGCTAGTGGAGAAGGTGGGCCTTCCACCCCCGCAGATACAGACAGAAGAATGGTGCAAGTTAAGAACCAGCTTACCACTCTTACCAG TGCATTGGCTACAGTTACACAAGAGAAATCTCGCATGGAGGCTTCCTACCAAGCAGACAAAAGAAAGGCAAAGCAGGAGATGGAAGAAACAGTTCAGAGAATGCAAGAAGAACATGACAACTTTTGGCAGGAGATTCAGGGGTTACAAGCTCAGCTGGCTGAGACCAAGACCAGGCTCATAAGTCAGCAGCATGACCGTGCACAAGAGCAAGCGGACCACTCGGTAATGCTAAAGGAGCTGCAGCGTCTAGTGCAGGGAGAGCGGGACCAAAGGCATGAAGTTGAACTCCGCTTAGAAGAGGCACGGCAGGATCTGGCAGGGAGATCAGAGCTTGCAGTCAGGGCAGAGGCAGCGGAAGACCAAGGCAAAAGGCTACGTAAGGAAATTGAAGATTTAAGAAAGCAACTGCAGGAGGCAAAAAGACAGAAAGCTGAACCTGACCCTGCAGTACAGGAGCTGCAGGAAGAGTTTTGTGCTGTGAAGAAAGAAATGGAAGCTCTGCTGCAAGAGGAGAGGCAAAAG CGGCTAGCGGAGGAGCAACATAACGTGCAGAGATTCCTTCAAGAAGAAGAAAGAATGCGTTCCCTTGAATCTCAGGTGTCTGAGCTATCTGAGCTTTTGGGAGCAGCAGAAACATCCAAACAGAGGGATCAAATCGCTATCCGGAAACTACGAGACCGAGTCATTCAGTTGGAAACAGAAAATAAAACTATCGCTATGGCTGCTTCACTGCAAACCCCTGCTGAATCTCTTCTAAATAAACCCCCCATAGCAGAAGACAATAATGATGTGCAAGAGCCTCATGGATCTGTTCTGTTTTACCAACAAGAACTCCAGCAGTTAAGAGAGGAGTTTGAGCGTTACAAAGCTCGAGCTCAGGGGGTGCTGAGGACCAAAGGGGCACGGGATGGAGAGCTGGAGGctggaaaacaaaaaatggcagaGCTAAAAGAGAAATATGTCTCCCTGAGATTGGCGGCTGAGGAGGCAGAGAACAAGCACAAAATTGAGATGGAGGCTGTCCGGAAGGAGTTGGTACTATCAGCTCAGGCTCACCGACAGGAGCTTGAGCATGTAAGAAAAGAGAGCAGAGATAATATGGCACGGATGGAAGAAGAACTGAGACAGCACAGAGAGAGGGTGTTGGCTGTGCTAGCAGAGAAAGAGCAGGAACTGGAGAAACTGAGAGAGGCCAAGATTCCAAATGGCATCCCCCCACCATCACTAGACCCTTTAGATAATGGTTTAGAGCTTCCATCCAGCAATTCCTCTGGCCTTCTTGTTTATGTGGAACAGTTGTCCCGTAAAGAAGCTGAGATTGGAATCCTGAGGCGGAAAAAGCATGAGCTGGAAGCAGAAATACAAAGTATGCATGAACGGTTCGCAGAGAAAGGCGAGGAGATGCAAAATTTGCGTGAACAGGTTCAAAAGGCTCTACGGGACAGAAGCCGAGAAGGGGCAAACATGGAGTATCTGAAAAATGTGTTGTTGGGATTTTTAACGATGTCAGATCCCTATGGGAGACAACACACTTTAAGTGCACTTCTCACAGTCCTacacttctccccagaggagcgAAATGCAGCTATGCGGGCCCAAGATAGCAGTAGGTGGTGGGTAGGAGGAAAGAGGTGA